In the genome of Dermacentor silvarum isolate Dsil-2018 chromosome 1, BIME_Dsil_1.4, whole genome shotgun sequence, one region contains:
- the LOC119449777 gene encoding fibronectin type 3 and ankyrin repeat domains protein 1-like, giving the protein MVRKKQLDRAKKRSRWKADEEEPKWDSTVCHALEALQGLVFQGVNDRCKSALLKELYKRSPLLAAAYCGHNPSVEALLNAGNDVNVTARDGSTPVILAISQGHTDIALKLLQGNADATIVNQCVFLILHVR; this is encoded by the exons ATGGTCCGCAAGAAGCAGCTCGACCGCGCCAAGAAGCGATCGCGCTGGAAGGCCGACGAGGAGGAACCCAAGTGGGACTCGACCGTCTGTCACGCCTTGGAGGCCCTGCAAGGTCTCGTGTTTCAGGGCGTCAATGATCGTTGCAAGTCGGCTCTGCTCAAAGAACTG TACAAGAGATCGCCGTTACTTGCGGCAGCCTACTGTGGGCACAATCCATCAGTAGAAGCGCTGCTCAATGCTGGAAACGACGTAAACGTCACTGCCAGG GACGGAAGCACGCCTGTAATTCTAGCCATAAGTCAAGGCCACACGGATATTGCGCTGAAGCTGCTGCAGGGAAACGCTGACGCAACCATCGTCAACCAG TGCGTGTTTTTGATTCTTCACGTGCGCTAG